A stretch of the Nothobranchius furzeri strain GRZ-AD chromosome 5, NfurGRZ-RIMD1, whole genome shotgun sequence genome encodes the following:
- the LOC139070117 gene encoding uncharacterized protein, with protein sequence MFIGSFIYLTFWFVLRCCKRASHRKVSRTIRTGSLFEKSKSSLFSWMKFIYRFSQGLWLRQIDMIDDDVAGSSKTLSAMAKRIRHVCIGAMERHRVNKGHCLGGHKEFVVMDESCLRHQRKYARGRFGNAWKRKKWVFGLMGVKDKRRRLVLKLVEKRTRRHLVPLIRQHVKSGSAIISDEWRAYKNVLTNMGYKHYTVNISRWFVDPQSGSHTQHIERAWMTIKGHIRRLRGNRTEMLLEEHLKVLEWSSWLGSKHPDGPLGRLFKDIWKSFPV encoded by the exons ATGTTTATAGGTTCATTTATTTACCTCACTTTTTGGTTTGTTCTCAGGTGCTGCAAAAGAGCAAGTCATAGAAAAGTCTCCAGAACAATTAGAACTGGCTCCCTCTTTGAGAAATCAAAATCTTCTCTTTTCAGTTGGATGAAGTTCATCTACAG ATTTTCACAAGGGCTCTGGCTCAGGCAGATAGATATGATTGATGATGATGTGGCTGGCAGCTCCAAAACATTAAGTGCCATGGCAAAGCGTATTCGACATGTCTGCATCGGTGCAATGGAAAGACACAGAGTAAATAAAGGGCACTGTCTTGGTGGTCACAAAGAATTTGTGGTTATGGATGAAAGCTGTCTCCGTCATCAGCGAAAG TATGCACGTGGACGCTTCGGAAATGCTTGGAAAAGAAAGAAATGGGTCTTTGGACTGATGGGAGTGAAAGACAAAAGGCGAAGGCTCGTGTTAAAACTTGTAGAGAAACGAACGAGGCGTCACCTTGTTCCTCTGATCAGACAGCATGTTAAGTCGGGTAGTGCCATTATCAGTGATGAGTGGAGAGCCTACAAGAATGTCTTGACAAACATGGGGTACAAACATTACACAGTAAATATCAGCAGGTGGTTTGTTGATCCTCAATCGGGCAGTCATACACAACATATTGAAAGAGCTTGGATGACAATTAAAGGACATATTCGCAGACTAAGAGGAAATCGTACAGAGATGTTGTTGGAGGAACATCTTAAAGTTCTCGAATGGTCATCTTGGCTTGGTTCAAAACATCCTGATGGACCACTGGGACGCTTATTCAAGGACATATGGAAATCATTCCCAGTTTAA
- the LOC139070119 gene encoding coiled-coil domain-containing protein 106-like has translation MDGPEEKDSCSTATPAVSTRSKKNKKQRLDNVNTKPTLSTEKRDNTSSGLAPTATVLLNKERQEVAFLKEKLEWQKMRIEELEGERDFLRSQLSSLSTQPKDEPLNDTFINNPSENLDSSPTSSSASSEWSSSSSSSPPKKQKRKFKNKHSKAKKYKKEEKKFRQRVRTPSEIVQRYKSLKTFPKMKTLSKAFQKHGIDRNTVVSTASVAELAIAAPLVYQELISNKPSGETVLHFAKRCEEEIQSNDEVKNKIESMKADGTLLPIRRGKSV, from the exons ATGGATGGACCTGAAGAGAAAGATTCCTGTTCCACTGCGACACCTGCGGTCAGCACGcgttcaaagaaaaacaaaaagcagcGACTGGATAACGTTAACACTAAACCAACGCTGTCAACAGAGAAACGTGATA atACTTCTTCTGGCCTTGCCCCTACTGCAACTGTGCTTCTTAATAAGGAGAGACAGGAAGTTGCTTTTCTTAAGGAGAAACTGGAGTGGCAAAAGATGAGGATTGAAGAACTGGAAGGAGAGAGGGATTTCCTCCGAAGTCAGCTATCATCTCTGTCAA CGCAACCTAAAGACGAACCATTAAATGATACGTTTATCAACAATCCTTCTGAAAACTTGGATTCATCTCCTACATCTTCATCTGCATCATCTGAGtggtcatcctcatcctcatcttcacCCCCAAAGAAGCAAAAACGCAAATTCAAAAACAAGCATTCAAAAGCCAAGAAATACAAGAAGGAGGAAAAGAAGTTCCGGCAGCGTG TCCGAACACCAAGTGAGATTGTGCAGAGATACAAGTCCCTCAAGACATTTCCAAAGATGAAGACCTTGTCCAAAGCTTTTCAGAAGCATGGGATTGACAGAAACACAGTTGTGTCCACAGCATCAGTTGCTGAGCTCGCTATCGCAGCTCCTCTTGTTTACCAGGAGCTGATCTCCAACAAGCCCAGTGGAGAGACGGTACTCCATTTTGCTAAGCGATGTGAGGAAGAGATTCAAAGCAATGATGAAGTGAAAAACAAAATAGAAAGCATGAAGGCTGATGGTACTTTGCTTCCAATTCGAAGAGGCAAGTCTGTCTGA